ATTTTTGCTTGCTATGCTATTTTGGAGAAACACAGCACAAGTTTCCATACAAACCTGGCGTGTATGACTCATATTGTATGTAGTTTTTAGGAAAAACATTGCATAACTTTTTCCAGGTCCTCTGTAGGGCATATTTTACATCTTTGTTCCTCAAGCTATAGATCAATGGATTTAACATGGGGATAATTATGGTGTAAAATATGGAAGCCACTTTATCAGTGTCAAAAGAGTGACTTGACTTAGGCTGCACATACATAAAGAGCAAAGTCCCATAGAACACTACGACCACCATCAAGTGGGATCCACAGGTAGAAAAAGCTTTACGCCTGCCCTCAGCAGTGTTCATCCTGAGAATGGCTATGAGAATGAGCAGGTAGGACACAAGGACAATCAGAAGAGAGGAAAGCAAATTAAAAGCTGCTAAGATTAGAATTATCACTTCAATTTCATGAGTACTTGAGCAAACCAATGGTAACAAAGGGAGACTGTCACAGTAGAAATGACTGATGACATTGTAGTCACAGAAGGGTAAGGTAAAAATCTTTATGGTGACCAGAAGGGACACAAATGTACTGTAGAGATAGGGAACTGCTACTAGTATATGACATACCTTCTGTGACATGATGACCGTGTAGAGGAGAGGgttacagatggccacatagcggtcataagCCATTGCGGATAGAATAAAAAGTTCAGAAGCAATGAACACAAGAAAGAAAGCTAGCTGTGTAGCACACAAATAATAGGAGATGGTATTCTGATCCACAACAAAACATACCAACATTTTTGGGCCCACAACTGTAGAATAACCAAGATCTGTAGTAGCCAGGTGTCTAAGAAAAAAGTACATGGGTGTTTGCAGGCTCTGGTCCACCTTGGTGAGGATGATCATGCCCAAGTTGCCCAGCACTGAGATCACGTAGATGATGAGGAACAGCCCAAATAATGGAGCCTGCAGTTCAGGGCGTGATGTGATGCCTTTCAGAATGAACTCGTGTACCACTGTCAGattgtatttttccatttgtttttattagaaaGCCTATTCTGGATAAATGCAATATCAAGGTcaatttattacaaatatttgCAAGAGATTAACATTTATTATGCAAACCTAGGGTAAATAAGCTATGTCCAaactttcatatttaaaatatcaaaaaatgtgtctttacaaataaaaaatataaagaaaggaatCAGAGATCAACTACTCATTCTCATCTAGGATAATTTTCTTACTAATGATAATTTTGTGACATCtaaagatattttgtcacaaTTGTGAAGGAAACTGCTAGGTTAGAGATCAGGTAAACTACTGAGCATTCTGCCTAAATCAGTGTCTAGATCAACAATTTCATTCTGAGGTTCTAAAACCTTGACAGATAGAGGTAGTAGATAGATACATAAATAGATAGACTTTCTGTAGATACatggatagatacatagagcttGAAATACAGATACAGTTATGTGGATACATAAAGCAAAATGATAACagcttaaacatttaaaaactttgGGTATATAATTACGAATAATAATTGTattgttctatatttttatttgcaattctaTAATTACAATCACATAATtccaattatatttaatttaatgacATGCCCTCTATGAGGATTACATAGTAAAAATTTCTAACAAATTTCATAAAATCATACAACTTTCTACTTTGACATAATCTTATAAAATCTACATACTGCTAGTTAAAACTGAAACCCTTAGCCTAGTCAgtgtatacaaatataaaaactataaaaatattactagaagttatttttatatatgtataaagaaatatatatgtgtatacatactgTCCAAGTTATATGTGAGCATATTGATTACAAAGAttactttcaaaaaaatattttaactattattCTCTTGTACAAAACAAACAGCCTTTAAAAAACAGGGTTGTTGAGAATGAGAATGAAGGGTGATTCAGTGATTCCATGTGTCTATGTTACCTTGAAATATTTCTCAAAGATAGTTACCTAATGTCTCTGTTGtattgttgtttatatatatgatatatactgTTTATAGGTACTACTGTTATAAACAgtacattatatttatacaataaatacaatataactgtacatttacattataaatataatatactgTTTATATACTGtcatatgtatgcatacacacacacatatatgtatatatatgtatatatatatttaaaattgttacctACCTGAAAGAGGTTTTTATTATATACGTAAATTAGCATTCTTGTGCACAGGCACTTCACTTCTTCTCCAGGACTAAAATAATGAATAGATGAGGAACAAGTGACATAGGATGAATATACAAAACATCCAAACTCTATTCCATGACCCCATACTTACTAAAATTGGACAGTGTGCTGTTGGTTTGGACTATCTATCTTCTATTTTTCCtaacaattttagaaatattttagtgTAAGTCACCTTGATGTAAATTgacttaaaatgttaatattctcCTGCAGCACTGTCCTTATAATTAAGATACCCTTACTTCTTTGTAACAGATTCTTAGTATTTTATATGCAAAAATCTGGGTGAAAATGAGGTAATCTAAACAAATTTGTAGAAAGTGATTGGCACTGGTTTTATACAAGGAAGACTCATAAAATTTGCTTTTGAGAAAGAAATACTGtatttcaatgagaaaaaaaggttgaaataattttgtaataaattttataaagctcTACAATGTGTAAATGtttaatatgatatataataccatcaaaacaataaaaaatgacatgGATAGGTTGATGGATGTCATTTGAAATATTACTGTCCATTAAATTCATAGAAATTTTTTCAAATCTGATCAAAATTTTTTCAAACCTCTTTCAAATATGGTAATGCATACAAATGTGCATATAAGCAAATCAAAGCTATCTGAGCATCTCTAAAAGACTGGAGATGGACAGGTATAGCATAGGAGCAGATGTATgacattcaaagaaaaaaattactactgGAATAAAATTCTGTGAGCatcaatgttttctaaataaaaaggtTAGAAATGACAACTTAAATAGTGAAAATTGTCATGACATCAATCTACAAGTGAGGTTCAAGGACATGGAATCATACAATTTGACAACATTAATTATAAACAGATTTCATGCCATGGACAATTAACTTACATCAAATATTGCTTAGATTCACGTGACTTCCTGACATCTTACAAATACACAATATTACTAAATAaaacttatgaaatattttagacTAAAGAATAAAGAGCTATTTTCAATAAATTCAACAAGAAATAGAGTAATTCTTGTTTTCTGTTGTTAAGGTTTGTTTTCAATTGTAATCATGAAAAGTTTAAAAGTGACCTGGTAAATATGAAATTCTATAAGTAAGCAAAGATGAAAAATGTTTGCATTCATCAGTGTTGTAattcaattgaaaaaataatctgGTTTTTATGTTAAAATCTTCACTGAATactggaatttaattttttaacccTATAATCGAATTTTTTAGACTCAGATCCTGCTGTAAAATTAATACTTTACCATCACAGTAGAACTGAGGACTTAAAAGTCTGACTCTTCACAAAATGCTTTTCATATCTTATTATGAAGTGGGAACTCCCTTTTGCTTATGAAGAGATAAggaatgaattatatttatatatttatttacctaATCATTaaatttcaaactatttttaaattgtcacacAAACAGTCTGGATACACTAGTTagataattatgtcaaaataagtCCTAATGTTacttataactaaaataaatcaataaaaatctaaaaagcaaATCAGCCTTAAATCACTAGGTAACTAAGTGTTTGGAAGTATGTCAAGATGAAAGACAGAATGACTGCAATTTAAATGTTGCCATTTCATATGGGAAtagttgctcagtggcagagagcttgtcAGCATCCACAAGATCTTGGCTTACATCCCCAGAACTACACAATTCCAATTCCTTGATCATTTACTTCCAGTAACTATTGGCTTCAATTAGACATatagtcctatttttttttctggtatcatGGAGTTGAAAGCACAGAACTCAAATAAGAAATGATCACTAACATTAAATGGCAGGACCATAGCGAAATATGACCATTTCTATAGATACTGGTAGCATACACACCACATGAAACCTTCTGTCTTTGTTACCTGCAGTGAAACCTATTGTTTGGATCCCCCTGTATTGTTAGCATGGCATTTACAAGGACAATTTATGGATTCTTTTGCCTTTGGAGGCTCTCCCTGAGGAGAAGCCAAACAACTATTAGAGTATCCCTAAAGCCTTTGGAGATTAATAAACGACCTGGAAGTTACCCACTAATTGTCAGGGACAATTTGTTTTCAATTGTGACTTTGCTTATTAATTGATCATATGAGCCAGTAATCCAAATTCAGGGTT
This portion of the Ictidomys tridecemlineatus isolate mIctTri1 chromosome 4, mIctTri1.hap1, whole genome shotgun sequence genome encodes:
- the LOC101975758 gene encoding olfactory receptor 8K3 yields the protein MEKYNLTVVHEFILKGITSRPELQAPLFGLFLIIYVISVLGNLGMIILTKVDQSLQTPMYFFLRHLATTDLGYSTVVGPKMLVCFVVDQNTISYYLCATQLAFFLVFIASELFILSAMAYDRYVAICNPLLYTVIMSQKVCHILVAVPYLYSTFVSLLVTIKIFTLPFCDYNVISHFYCDSLPLLPLVCSSTHEIEVIILILAAFNLLSSLLIVLVSYLLILIAILRMNTAEGRRKAFSTCGSHLMVVVVFYGTLLFMYVQPKSSHSFDTDKVASIFYTIIIPMLNPLIYSLRNKDVKYALQRTWKKLCNVFPKNYIQYESYTPGLYGNLCCVSPK